gaaaatatgacatgatcttgtaatttttaatgcCTTGGGTACATTAATGTCTTGGTTTcacatttgttatttgttattttgccttactacaagaaaaatgacctatACCTATGGACAAAAACtgtcactataaataaaaaaatctgtaGGTAAATGTATAATAGACTTTGTCCTACGGACGTTTCTTCCGTCAACTTTGAGGAGACGTATAATGACGACTAAGTGTCTGTCACTATAGGTTTTAACTACTTGTATagtgtgtaggtaaaagtcattaacttttACTTACATCTCCAAACTGTAGGTAAATGTCTTTAATATGTACCTATCATCTTCAACTATAGGTAAATATGTTTAACATGAACACCTCTAATAAGAAGACAATTCTAGGGTGCCAATTTGAGAGCCTAACTAGAAAGGCTACGATCTGTTTGGTAACTAGAGATGCACCTTGGCATTGGAATCTGCCCTCCTCAACCTTGCCTTGCTATAACATGAGTGCCCAAGTACtatttttccttaaattatTACTAGCTGGAAGTTTACCAATCATGATATACAGACACACTTTGCATAGAATCAATATTAGAGAATCTCATGCCAGAAGCATATCTTTTATTACATTAGAAAGCACAACTATACACGAGAAACAGAGAAAATCCTAGCTAATGAACACCATAATAAACTCTACTACCAGTCACACTCTTCTCATAGTTATCATTAAAGGTATTTACATGGCCTCGCATGTAAGCCTTACCGTCACAAGCACATAAACACATTACTCCATTGATGCATCACACGGTACTCTATTTGAAAATGGATCTTTTACTCTGTGCCTGCAAGGACTGTTGACCCTTGCACCTGATAGTTCATTGCATCAAATagacaaaatatatcataagaTATAAGTCTCAAAGTTCATAAATGGACAGAGCCACACGGTCAAAATAAGCAAACTAACCATTAGTGCAGAAACAAATATtccaataaattattatgtgtaGTGGAGCTTTCCAATTTTTGTACCTAACACTCGATTTTCTTGTTAACCAAGGCCAAAAAGACCACCTAAATGAGACTTTTCAACCACTTGACAACCTAACCAAACATGCTTAGATTATAATTTTGCTCTTAGGAACTTACAATGTTATTACCTCGGTGAAATTTAGTTGCAATTGGCAATCCTAGTTACGTAATGGATATTCAACTCTAACTTCTTAAGCTCTAAGATTACCTTCAAAAGTGATATGaagatttaagtttaaattagtctaacccaTTCATTTTGGACACTACACTTTCCGTTTAGTGAAATTTAGCTGTACGTGTTGGCTTTTTATGAACTCCTATTCTATTGTCTCTGACCTCACATTTTCCCTTTGTACCTAAAGCAGTCTCAACTTACATTAACCTTATATTACTATTGGGACTGATCACTGATTCTCTGTTCTAAATAGATGAAAAGAATATTCCGCAAAGAGAACTGAGAGCAGCAccgataattatatttaaactcaTGTCATCTCGTTGCCTTGAAGAATGCACCCCAGATATGCACTTGGAACAAATAGTTGCCAAAATGCTGAGGATTGTGATATGCTGGAACAAAAAGAAACTCACCTTGAGGGAAAGAAAGCAAGTGACTTGCCACAAAAACCTTTAagcaatataatttactttacttGTGATATGCTGGAACAAACAGAACATTGAATACAAACCAACAATAGCAGGGGAagatataatttactttacttgtttggtgaacaatatataaaatttggtcAGGTGAGACAGCAATATAAATACTAAGTACCAACTAATACAATatctatgcctttttatatagctttgcattaaaaaaagtaatagaaaataatatgtatatatactaggagtatattttattattattattaaatcataaattatgataaatattaattttttaattttaataatagatatttttaataggaaataataaatattttaaaagctatataaaaagggatttttaatgaattgacaacttaaaaagaagtgtaggttaaatttatatatgcattgaTTTTATCCTCCTCCATGATGTAAATGAAGTTCAATGAAACAATGCAACTATTtgtaatactattaattaacaaataatattaaaataaaaaataaatatttttatcaaaaagttACTTTGGGGTAGATTTAGAGGGGTAGGGTAGGCTTTCCAACTTTATAATATCACACATGTACATCTATTAAAGCTGGAATGCATGGGCCATCCCAACCGTTTCAATGTTGGAATGCAAAGATGATGAAGCTtcactttaaaattttactcgggaccaacattttatattttgatgcaTAAATTCACCCTTATAAAAGTATTCACTCTTGAACAAGAGAATATTAGGAACTACTCACTCTCTTTCATGATAAGCTACATAACTTCTCCTATCTCAAGTATGTcacactaatttatttttaagttttttatttctccctattgtttaaatttagtctatctcaatttaaatttgaattttgaattttaaaatttgatacattATATCAATTTGATAGACATACAGATCATATgtatttgtttaaataatttgttgacAATGTGGTCATAGCTAAAAAATTGCAGAGCGAAAAACATCTAACTAAATGCTTAGGTGTAACATAAATTGGAAAATCAAAATATGGATACTTACTAGGTATAGTTCAAAATCAGCAGCTGGCCCAATGTTCAGAGCCTCAGCTTTTGCCAGGTCATACTATTTAACACTTGTCAAGAACTCATTGATGCTCTCTCTTGTTTGAACAGAGGCAGCAATGTCAACCAAATAATCATAAACCTGCTAGATATACAGAACATTCATCTACCAATAAAACTTACAAATATTcccatttattagaaaaatcaaatctaacctTGTATTCAGACTGCGCTACTTTGGAAATAACTCTTGTTGGATCCTTTGAAGCTCCTTTAGCTCGTAAGAAATCAAGGACCTCAAAATTTGTGAGTGCACTAGCATTGCCCTCTAAGCTGTGACAAAGCTATTAAACATCAATCATATCCcaatataaaagagaaaggttcaattgaaattagtgtattaattttgaaaacaaagaaaaatggtAGAAACAAACATTTTCATCTATAAGACACCAGAGTGAGAGAAAAGGCAGTTACAAAACAAGAGTGTCtcctttgcttctacaataaaGCCAGCCCAGTACACAAACAGACAATTACAGAATGAAATTCCcagttttcacaaaatataacaaatcacACTGCTAATACAGCTTAAACACACATAATTGGGTTGGGGTGGAcatcaaaagcaaaaaaaattgagttgggTGTGTTTTCccctacaaagaaaaatagcaatgttaaaaaattagaacaatacatttaatttgagcaaccaaacaagaataaaatagtGAAGACAAAAACTAGTTGTGAAGCTTGTGGCGGTTTGAATTGTGGGTCCAAAGAATCTTCTGGTTTAGCCTTGGAAAAACTGGAATCAACAATAGGCTTTGCATTGTTAGGCTGAGTTAATCCAGCCACTGCCTTCATTCATGTGATTATCAATGTTTACTCCTACTGCACTCACTTCCTAACCTTCTGGTTTGTGATTCTTGacatcaagaaaaattaaatgcttGATTACAATCAGCATCCCTATAATTTAAGTGTGAAATAACTACTATCTTCCATTCATTTCCATAAATTATCATGAAATTCATCTCTCTCTATTCCTTTTAATACatgttaaaatcaaaagataaagaCTAAACCAGCCTATAAGATTTAAAAGCTTAATTCACTAGAAATTACCCTTACCTTTCGTTAAGTTATCATGTATTAGTCATGAGAGTGAACACTAAATAAAAACGAttgcaatataaatatatacatgaagagttgggttattaaaaaaaagtacctcCATTGAGCCATAAGAGAACGAGTTTTTGTTCTGGTTTGTGAGTGGCCTCGAAAAACCAATAGAACAGTGTTGTTCCTTGAGTTTCATTGGCAGTGATATAACCACCATATTGTTGAACTTCACCAAAGGCTGCGCAGGTAATCCATGCACTCTATCAGCTTCTTCCTCTGCCAGTATCTCCTGGCTAAGGTAACTAGCTACTGAAGGCTTTGCCACACCTAACGCTTCTATggtcaaacaaacaaaagcagAAGATGAAGATTAAGAAAAACTGAACACAAAGCCATAACTGATATATATCTCCGGTGTAGGTGTGTTTGTGTAGGTGTGCGATATATATCCACGCATTGAATTGGCTAACGGCCAAACCAAATACGCCAAATACAGTGATTCAAAAAGCATTCAAATGCCTAAGCTGCGCCGCATTTCAGTAAGTTGCAGATGTGATCATTACAATGCAGCAGCATTAATATAGAGTTGCAtgctaaaagaatcaaaatgaaaatctGGTATATATTGGCTTAGAAATATTTCTAGCCTTGTAGGAGAATTTGTAGAAGATAGGAATGAGAAAACCCTAAGGTTTATACTGTAATTAATAACACAAGAGTCTCAAGATAGAGAATGAAGCTTCATTGTAAGAACTGTGGAAAGCACCTGTAGCAGATGATGAGAGTCATGAGCAAAATGACGGCGACAGCAACGAAGTCTATTTCGTTGAAGCCTTTGGGAAGAGACGGCACCGTAAGGCGCCATTTGGTGGAGGAGATTCCGATTGTGGTGCCTAGGTACGTCGTCAAGCCTCTGGCGACGGTGACATTGGAAAGCACAGACCAAAGGTGACGTGGAGGTAGCTGAAGGCGCCGTCGGCAACAGGCATGTCGACGACAAACTCAGTGTAGCAGAAAGCGGAGAGGAGGGTGCAGAAGCCGGTAGTGGcaattaaaataagagtaaacaccaaattcaaattaaatactaatagtatcttaaaatttcattaatttatctaCACTATCCATCCATTTGTaagtaaaaatcttttttattttacctacAATTTAGCTGTAGGGATAAGTTTTTATAAGGTTTTACCTACACTACATAGttataggtaatttttttttatatttttccaagaTTTACCTATACTAAAAACTGTAAGTATAAGTCGTTGAATTTAACCTACATTAAACAATGGTAggtaataaagtatttttaaagtttacctacactaattcaTGTTTGTAGGTAAAGGTGTTTGTAGGTATaaggcatttttcttgtagtgcctATGGTGGTTCAAGGAATGTGTGCAACACTTTTTtcactaaatatttattatttatattgaaattcGGGTGAGACACTATAGATAAGTGTTTGTTTGAGTATGTATTACATTGTTTCAAACATggatcaataatttttaaccaaATTTAGGCCATTATTTGGAACCTATGGTTGTGTTTAGGGTCTTATTGGAAAactgtatttattaaaaaagacaaatatacTTTAAGCATAACATGCTACCAAGTTGACTCATCTTCCAAAGTAAAGAACACAGTATAAgaagattttttattcttctaccaaattaaaaaatttatttcttatgttatcaaaaattacatttccttcctttttttttccttccaagcGTTTAccttaaactcaaaaaaattaaagtaggatatttttcttaattattatatttattatcctTTAGGCACAAAATATAAAGTGATGTCtcttttattgaatttgtacctatttgggTAAAATTTGTAGCTTTCACCTTGACATGGCAGAGGTTTGAGCAATTAAAGAATCCTAGGAAAAAGAGTGTGCCACATACTAGTAATTCAATGATTAACACTGAAGATCTTTTAACCATATACATATACTTTACTAATTAATAGTCTCAATTGTGATTTTGTTACTATCTGACTTTTCTAGGTATATTTATTAGCCGATTTACTCCAATAAATAGTCGGAAAAATTGAAATCCAAGTTGTCGATCACCTCGGAAAAATTGAAGCAAAAGGcgtcttttcttttgtttttcttctctgaATAAatgtgatgaggacatgaccaagagcaagggcaaggatccacttgaaggacttggaggacctatgacaagggctagagcaaggaaagccaaggaagctcttcaacaagtgctctttttgtttttcttctcttgaataaatgtgatgaggacatgaccaagagcaagggcaaggatccacttgaaggacttggaggacctatgacaagggctagagcaaggaaagccaaggaagctcttcaacaagtgtgtCCATActgtttgaatacaagcccaagtttcaaggagaaaagtccaaggttgtgagttgtatcatggcccaaatggaggaggactaaatgacaccactttgtctcaattttagagtgtttagtttgtctaaataatggcccaatccttgtaaagttggctgaccaaaaatatgttttgggttaatcaattaaaagggctttagttaggtttagttcaagttgtaataagggcccaattggcaacctaggcatcagccttttgggagaccaaatggtggctgacttgttggctgttggggtgacttttggttgccacaatttcagttacactcagccattaagtttttttaattccctaggttaatggcattaagttattttaattctaggttagtgggtcattactaaaatctgctgtaaagcttctatataagctgaaccattttatcaataaaacaagttgagttttattcagaaaattagagtttatctcttttatcttagtgagagtgattctcctaaattcttagtgattcaagaacaccctggctgtatcaaaggactttcacaacctttgtgtgttgccctcgctggaaagagtgattctttccttcctatcatctcacccttgttctttcaaaccacaattccagaaaatccacctctgcccaaattatctcgtgaccataactcccattttacacactcaaattaagtgattcttgagcctaaattgaatttcaaaacgagacctttcacctcgttttggaatcacctcatttggagccctgtagcttcgttattgccatttctatatttctgtccagccaccacttaacctacgttttaccatcccattcatccattttatgccagaaccaccttattaagacccacgaaattaaccaccttattttccatcctttccttaatcaatttccgcattttccatcaaggtttaatcctagacgatcctaagtcagcccttgtgccatgagggttcatatcaaaATGGTTGGAAGACAagttgagaaacaaaaaaaggcTCAGTAAGCAAAACATAGGATTGAAAcaattttctcttcaaaatcAATCCAATCCAATTGATGTGTGAATCTCATAAATGTTGATTAAAATGAAACTGTGTTTAAGTCTGTCTGGAAGAGCAGCTCTCTGAAAAAAGTCTTGTCTTTTTCATGGAAACTTTTACATGACCGTTTGGCAACtaaaaaaaaccatgattatgaagggccaagacatttatagtagccaagatgaggttactacttcaccttcctctagtgaaagtgaagaagcaaaaggggaagaatctagtgaggAAATTGACTCCCAAGAAGAAAGGAACCTTTTAATGGTCAAAAGGCTTCTAGGAGGCCGATCTTGTGACTTGGTAAATTGGATTGATGCTATTAAACATCACTTGTAATGttgctctattttttttcttcatccctGTTTTTGTGTGCTTTCGCATTCCTTTATAGTCGCATACaactattcaaaaaaatttccccATTTCTATTTATAAGCGAATGAACATAGGAATGatattgaatcatatttctGAGTTCGACCTAAGTTAATCCCGTGCTGCGGAATTTCCAAGTTTTACTTACTTTTGAACGATTCgaaagtcattttcaattattttttttatcgacatCAATCGAGACTATTTTTGATCGGATGTCAGTTGGGGCAATTTTTTGGCAAACGCCGACTTGGACTTTCTTGGACGACATAGGCTGGTGATATTTTTTTGCTTGACATCGGTTAAAAAGTAGCACCTACTAATGTTGATGAGAAAAAGCTTGGCCTACGTCAGTTGAACAAACCCTCAGCTGCcatcaacaaaaaacaaacttagctgatgtcaacataaaaataacaatgactAACATTGACCGAAAACCTAGcctatttgaacaaaaaaatatccataaaaTGGCTTTGGCAAAAACCCTTGCTTGATGTCGACCAAAAAACCAAGCATATGTCAGCTAAAAAATGGCCTTGGCATCGACCAAAAATAGCCTTGACCATTGTCGACCGAAAAACATCATCAACTGATAAGTTCTATCCTATTTTATTGTGTACTTTTTTACTCTTAATGTTTATTGTGCCCAGTCCAACCATTTGAATGATGTGAGAATAGACTGTGATTGGAAAGTCATGATTTTATTTGGAATTGAAATTGGATGGTTGATGTGTTATGACCTAGggatttgttttaatatattaattttataagaggCTTGCTTTATATGTATCaagattttatgatttatctttCTAAGGATATGTGGTAAGTTGTAAAATTCAGAATattttttccaagaaattgGGGACAAGAAGAAATGATGTCTCCTTAACCATGAACTATGAAATTGGGATAGAACACCTCTTTTATTATATGAGATTGATGTTTTGGGTATTTCATGAGTCATAAtggtttaaataatataaattttctcaaactctatttgaatcatatttaatgaaaaatataacttttttatttttagagattGTTTAATCTAGTCGATAAAAAATCaagttttaatttcaaatcaatcaaatgaaattttgttcatttaaATAGTGGATAAATTGAAAGTTCTAGGCATTGAGACAAGTTGTTGTGGTAACGATACTCTACATAGATTTTTAACTATTTGTATAGGTACACTTGCCTAGTGGTCAACTCCAACTTGTTCAAACTCATTCAAACCCATGAACCAAACCCATAGACCCATGGATGtgacatgtctttaaaattactattgttgtttatatgtttacatattttttatatttaaaagttcaaATACTGGTGATAACACATTCACTAACTTGTTCAGACTTCAAAGTCTTTCATGAGTTACTAAGTTCccattctctctctcactctctacaCTTTGCATCAGATTAAGGTTTCCAATTCTTTCTATTTCCCTCCACACATTGACTATAGGACATCCCCTCCATAACGTATTTCGATTTCTTCGAATGTCATTGTTGACTTATTGAGATTAAGTACTTAATTGTTAAGCAATATCACCATAACACTTTCATGATGCGCCAGCTAAGTGACTAGCTTCAAGgtgatttttcataatttgtagTTTGTGCTTATTTAAAACCTcagttttaaaaagtttaaaacaaatttagatGTTCAGAACCAATTCACTTAATCAAAATCAACTTGTTTGTGACCAAGATGTTTAGGGTTAGGTTTCATAAAAAAGTAACATGAATCCAACCTACCTTCTAAAGGAGGAAGCTACAGGATTGAGCCAGATATATAGgtacaaattcaataaaagggacaacatttttttttgtgtgtgtgcgtATGTGAAGGGTAAAAAAATTTGGCCAAATCTATgttatcttttttagttttaagtaaaggtttcatagataaaaaattgaaggtaaagaaattttgaattccATCATAACTAATGTTTTATTTGGTATAGATAAAAGATCTTCTTATACtatttactatttaattttgGATGATGAGTCGATTTGGTAGTAGGTTTcataaattagaaattgaagTAAAGGTTTTAAGAGTGATTTGATTTAGGCTTAGCCCTCCAAATGTCAAAAACAGTCAACCAAAGTCAAAGTAAGGAGTTGTAAGTCGACCAatttatgacaattttgtaaaaagataCAAGTTTAGTCAAAACCTTATAAATTAGAGTTTTGAACaccaaattaactaattaattagtgtaggcctaatataattaatttaaatagacAAAGacctaatataattaatgtttctaattattaattagttaactAGAATTTAATTAACCTTAATTGTCTTAATTACAGCTAACTAATAATAGATTACTCCCTCCGTCTCGAAACAAGCTAAAcaggtattttattttcaagatccttgtgatgaaagatggttagtggttctacatggaaaaacaattaacgttaatttagcctaaaaagattaaatttgtacTTCTGAGTTCGAGGATAGTGGGAAGCGTTTTGAAACTTTGAAAAAGGGGAACGAGAGGTCAACATTGTGTTAAGCATAGAGGTGGGTCTATGTCTTCGGTGGTGCATACAGGATATTTGGAAGGGAGGCAGATTCATGAAGGTGTACCATGGGTGAGGCACTTCTTGTGTCTATTGCCCAtccaattattaatatatttgatctttttctAAAAGCATTGAGGTGAGACACAACAaggttctaggattcaaaaaacTCATCTTTAATTGATTTAGGTGAGTTTTAACTATTAGAAATTgtaatttagtttataaatatAGATTGGTGATTTCACAAATcccatgaaattatattttaaaatttctaatagacACGTTATCACTTAACTAACGATAGGAatctagaataattttttaatatatcaggAAACTAGAGgtcatcattaattcatttattgatttttttttgttcaccattaatattttaagaatataagtaaaaaaagttgattaatgttacattaaaaagctaaaatgacaattattttg
This portion of the Glycine max cultivar Williams 82 unplaced genomic scaffold, Glycine_max_v4.0 scaffold_22, whole genome shotgun sequence genome encodes:
- the LOC121174482 gene encoding uncharacterized protein, which encodes MKILEGNASALTNFEVLDFLRAKGASKDPTRVISKVAQSEYKVYDYLVDIAASVQTRESINEFLTSVK